A section of the Anabaena cylindrica PCC 7122 genome encodes:
- the deoC gene encoding deoxyribose-phosphate aldolase produces the protein MAADYPNIDIAPFIDHSLLLPTTTPEQVEQWCEEAYRFNFATVCIQPCYVRQAVELLHNKNPKVCTVIGFPTGSTTSAVKFYEAQEALENGASELDVMINLGWLKAGKTEEVHREIATICEVAGQCVKVILETSLLTDPEKRIAAELAMDAGAAFLKTSTGWNGGATVADVQMLKEIAKDRVGIKASGGIRTHNDALDLIMAGATRLGTSRGIDLLRQRNHVEKEKSE, from the coding sequence ATGGCAGCAGACTATCCAAACATTGATATTGCGCCATTTATCGACCACTCCCTCCTGTTACCAACTACTACCCCAGAACAGGTTGAGCAATGGTGTGAAGAAGCATACAGGTTTAACTTTGCGACAGTTTGCATACAACCCTGTTATGTTAGGCAAGCAGTTGAACTCCTCCACAACAAAAACCCCAAAGTCTGTACAGTCATAGGCTTTCCCACAGGTTCCACAACTTCAGCAGTCAAGTTCTATGAAGCTCAAGAAGCATTGGAAAATGGTGCATCTGAGTTAGATGTCATGATTAACTTGGGCTGGTTAAAAGCTGGCAAAACCGAAGAAGTTCACCGGGAAATTGCTACAATTTGTGAAGTAGCTGGGCAATGTGTCAAGGTAATTCTAGAAACTAGCCTACTCACAGACCCGGAGAAAAGAATAGCAGCAGAACTAGCTATGGATGCCGGTGCGGCTTTCTTAAAAACTAGTACAGGTTGGAACGGTGGTGCAACTGTAGCCGATGTGCAAATGTTGAAAGAAATCGCAAAAGATCGGGTAGGAATTAAAGCATCAGGGGGTATTCGCACCCACAACGATGCCCTCGACTTAATCATGGCAGGTGCTACAAGATTAGGCACATCTCGCGGTATAGATTTGCTCCGTCAGCGTAATCACGTAGAAAAGGAAAAAAGTGAGTAG